From a region of the Brevibacterium siliguriense genome:
- a CDS encoding glutamate synthase-related protein — protein sequence MNRQFPIVRMVTGDSAGRQFAGVAAAASAIGLGALAAWDLTQKKHSILRNYPIAGHARFLLESIRPEIQQYFIERNWDGRPFNRDTRTTIYERSKGTHSEHAFGTEHDVDRTGYEALMHSNMPIPNPPRPPRVRVGGDDCTQPYDISLLNVSAMSFGSLSNNAIRALNKGAAMGGFAHDTGEGSISPYHREHGGDLIWELGTGYFGARTPEGRFSPRSSPRRPRTRR from the coding sequence ATGAATCGGCAATTCCCCATTGTCAGGATGGTCACCGGCGATTCGGCAGGCAGACAGTTCGCAGGGGTGGCGGCGGCCGCCTCGGCGATCGGGCTCGGCGCACTCGCCGCGTGGGACCTCACGCAGAAGAAGCACTCGATCCTGCGCAACTATCCGATCGCAGGGCACGCCCGGTTCCTGTTGGAGTCGATCCGGCCGGAGATCCAGCAGTACTTCATCGAACGCAACTGGGACGGGCGCCCGTTCAATCGCGACACCCGCACCACGATCTACGAACGCTCCAAGGGCACTCATTCCGAACACGCTTTCGGCACCGAGCACGATGTCGACCGCACCGGCTACGAGGCGCTCATGCACTCGAATATGCCGATCCCCAATCCGCCTCGACCACCGCGCGTGCGCGTCGGCGGTGACGACTGCACTCAGCCGTACGACATTTCGCTGCTCAACGTCTCGGCGATGAGCTTCGGCTCGCTGAGCAACAACGCCATCCGCGCCCTGAATAAGGGTGCGGCGATGGGCGGATTCGCCCACGACACCGGCGAAGGGTCCATCTCGCCGTACCACCGGGAGCACGGCGGCGACCTCATCTGGGAGCTCGGCACCGGTTACTTCGGTGCTCGCACCCCCGAAGGACGGTTCTCCCCGAGATCTTCGCCGAGAAGGCCAAGGACCCGCAGGTGA
- a CDS encoding MFS transporter — translation MSTGEPSPTSTRRTVAAVFLAGISVFLVLYETQGLLPAIRDAYGIDGPTASLTVSATNVAMACFLIPFSMLAPRIGHARQIGAGVIVAAILALILPFTPTPELLIVVRFLQGLAIASVPATAMAYLSLRLPPAALPGAIGVYIAGNTIGGLCSRLLTGLASEFLGWHGGLAFTAAVSLIFGLIVVWLLRHDLFSTARSRAVLDTDTTEPDQTTTDPALTEAADPDAVTAGDADEGAAGSAQPPRRAIPLRGGLWRVYLTGFLCMIVFGGSFTMLGTRLQQDPWRLSEGAVALFFLIYLVGTVVTTYYGRLATKYSRTWITLAGMVIALAGAGLTLVDSLVVIIIGMSLLTAGFFLGHTGASAAASAASPGVDSTRSAAIYLTVYYLGTSLGAWLSAVLFADFAWPGVVGMCATSLIAVLVLTLTGAPIGFRKRS, via the coding sequence ATGAGCACAGGTGAGCCGAGTCCGACGAGCACTCGGCGTACCGTCGCTGCGGTCTTCCTTGCGGGGATCTCCGTCTTCCTCGTCCTCTACGAGACTCAAGGTCTGCTGCCGGCGATCCGCGACGCCTACGGAATCGATGGTCCGACGGCGAGCCTGACGGTGTCCGCGACGAATGTGGCCATGGCCTGTTTCCTCATACCGTTCTCCATGCTCGCCCCGCGCATCGGCCACGCGAGGCAGATCGGCGCGGGAGTGATCGTTGCGGCGATCCTCGCGCTCATCCTTCCCTTCACCCCGACCCCGGAGCTGCTCATCGTCGTCCGGTTCCTTCAGGGCTTGGCGATCGCCTCGGTGCCGGCCACGGCCATGGCCTACCTGTCTCTGCGGCTGCCGCCCGCCGCCCTGCCCGGGGCGATCGGCGTCTACATCGCCGGCAATACGATCGGCGGACTGTGTTCGCGACTGCTCACCGGGTTGGCCTCCGAATTCCTCGGATGGCACGGCGGCCTCGCGTTCACCGCGGCCGTGTCACTGATCTTCGGACTCATCGTCGTCTGGCTGCTGCGCCACGACCTCTTCTCCACCGCCCGCAGCCGCGCCGTCCTCGACACGGACACGACCGAACCTGACCAGACCACCACGGATCCCGCCCTCACCGAGGCGGCCGACCCTGACGCTGTCACCGCAGGTGACGCCGATGAAGGTGCGGCCGGGAGTGCACAGCCGCCTCGGCGAGCGATTCCGCTGCGCGGGGGACTGTGGCGGGTCTACCTCACCGGGTTCCTCTGCATGATCGTCTTCGGCGGATCATTCACGATGCTCGGCACCCGCCTGCAGCAGGACCCGTGGCGGCTGAGCGAGGGCGCGGTCGCCCTGTTCTTCCTCATCTACCTCGTCGGCACCGTCGTCACGACGTACTACGGCCGCTTGGCGACGAAGTACTCACGCACGTGGATCACCTTGGCCGGAATGGTCATCGCACTCGCCGGTGCGGGCCTGACCCTCGTCGATTCGCTCGTGGTGATCATCATCGGCATGTCGCTGCTCACTGCCGGCTTCTTCCTCGGCCATACGGGGGCCTCCGCGGCGGCCAGCGCCGCTTCGCCGGGAGTCGACTCGACCCGGTCCGCGGCCATCTACCTCACCGTCTACTACCTCGGCACGAGTCTCGGAGCCTGGCTCTCGGCGGTCCTCTTCGCCGACTTCGCCTGGCCCGGCGTCGTCGGCATGTGCGCGACGTCGCTGATCGCCGTGTTGGTCTTGACGCTGACGGGAGCTCCGATAGGGTTCAGGAAACGCAGCTGA
- a CDS encoding TM2 domain-containing protein has translation MTATSEIPALSDAPANRTPATFDPDTAPDTDVPANRSFVITWLLSMLFGVLGLDRIYTGRYLTGALKLLSLGGLGIWWIIDLGIVLAGGLRYGRDPLRGYAQDKEIAWIATGFTLIVAYSLQVDEMVATLLSGLF, from the coding sequence ATGACGGCCACCAGCGAGATTCCCGCACTCAGCGATGCTCCCGCGAACCGCACGCCTGCGACCTTCGACCCGGACACGGCCCCGGACACGGACGTCCCCGCCAATCGCTCCTTCGTCATCACCTGGCTGCTGTCGATGCTCTTCGGAGTCCTCGGTCTTGATCGGATCTATACCGGCCGGTACCTCACGGGCGCACTCAAGCTGCTCAGCCTCGGCGGTCTGGGGATCTGGTGGATCATCGACCTCGGCATCGTTCTGGCCGGGGGTCTGCGCTATGGGCGGGATCCGCTGCGCGGTTACGCTCAGGACAAGGAGATCGCGTGGATCGCCACCGGATTCACTCTCATCGTCGCCTACTCGCTGCAGGTCGACGAAATGGTCGCAACGCTGCTCAGCGGACTGTTCTGA
- a CDS encoding NUDIX hydrolase gives MIRDINPEGSDRSDTADSASRGPDIIDAEAVPIKPAVSVLMLRDGDEGLEVFVQHRVSTMDFAAGVVVFPGGRVDPVDSTTAPSITVPDPQAHTSAWSKSTIAEDAEGWRVLLATAVREVEEETGAVLDPAGLMPWANWVTPLGRPKRFDTYFYTIAAPELAAKHQTTEAHMSEWRSVTGILADEGEGKLKLMRPTFVLLRELSEFSTVAEVVAADRIIDPVRPEFPSNRGS, from the coding sequence GTGATTCGAGACATCAACCCCGAGGGCTCCGACCGTTCGGATACCGCCGACAGCGCGAGCCGCGGTCCCGATATCATCGACGCCGAGGCGGTCCCGATCAAGCCCGCCGTCAGCGTGCTCATGCTCCGCGACGGGGACGAAGGACTCGAGGTCTTCGTCCAGCACCGGGTGTCGACGATGGACTTCGCCGCCGGCGTCGTCGTCTTCCCCGGCGGTCGCGTCGACCCCGTCGATTCGACGACTGCACCGTCCATCACCGTTCCCGATCCACAGGCGCACACCTCCGCCTGGTCGAAGTCGACCATTGCCGAGGATGCCGAGGGTTGGCGTGTCCTGCTCGCCACCGCTGTGCGCGAGGTCGAGGAGGAGACGGGCGCGGTCCTCGACCCGGCGGGGCTCATGCCATGGGCGAACTGGGTGACTCCCCTGGGCCGACCGAAACGCTTCGACACGTACTTCTATACGATCGCCGCTCCCGAGCTGGCCGCCAAGCATCAGACGACGGAAGCGCACATGAGCGAATGGCGCTCCGTGACCGGGATCCTCGCCGACGAGGGGGAAGGCAAGCTCAAGCTCATGCGTCCGACGTTCGTCCTGCTGCGTGAGCTCTCAGAGTTCTCCACCGTCGCCGAGGTGGTCGCCGCCGACCGGATCATCGACCCCGTCCGCCCGGAGTTCCCTTCCAACCGCGGTTCCTGA
- a CDS encoding DUF5819 family protein, which produces MDNQPTEVTPRRRSAVKRALMVIAMVITGFHIFASFLWIAPASTMREVIPGDLLSKYMIPLWGQSWSVFAPEPINGDYYFDVRAVIKTDNGEEITQWVRATDVELDHSTYKLFPPRSAGLGIGVASDIKGSWEELPDDQKAIVKLDYFKGDDSVDRLETKLKEYDDPENAIPAYLKSEHLATAYATQVAKAIWGDDVQRVQYQAARQNVVPFADRNDKGAKRPNIQPVPVGWRALVVEDHQSQEEFTKYFCASDEVRCVGEQ; this is translated from the coding sequence ATGGACAATCAGCCGACCGAGGTCACTCCTCGGCGACGTTCGGCGGTGAAACGGGCCCTGATGGTCATCGCCATGGTGATCACGGGCTTCCATATCTTCGCCAGCTTCCTGTGGATCGCCCCTGCCTCGACGATGCGGGAGGTGATTCCCGGCGACCTACTCTCCAAGTACATGATCCCGCTGTGGGGACAGTCGTGGAGCGTGTTCGCCCCCGAACCGATCAACGGTGACTACTACTTCGACGTGCGTGCGGTGATCAAGACCGACAACGGCGAAGAGATCACCCAGTGGGTGCGGGCCACTGATGTCGAGCTCGACCACTCGACGTACAAGCTCTTTCCGCCGCGGTCGGCGGGACTGGGAATCGGCGTGGCCTCGGACATCAAGGGCTCCTGGGAGGAGCTGCCCGATGACCAGAAGGCGATCGTCAAACTCGACTACTTCAAGGGCGACGATTCCGTCGACCGGCTGGAGACGAAGCTGAAGGAATACGACGATCCGGAGAACGCGATTCCCGCGTACCTGAAGAGCGAACACCTGGCCACTGCGTATGCGACGCAGGTGGCGAAGGCCATCTGGGGCGACGATGTCCAGCGCGTCCAGTACCAGGCCGCCCGTCAGAACGTCGTGCCTTTCGCCGACCGCAATGACAAAGGTGCGAAGCGCCCGAATATCCAACCCGTCCCGGTGGGATGGCGTGCGCTCGTCGTCGAAGATCACCAGTCGCAAGAGGAATTCACGAAGTACTTCTGCGCCTCGGACGAGGTGAGGTGCGTCGGTGAACAGTGA
- a CDS encoding HTTM domain-containing protein: MNSDDTNRKGGNDRDAEVTDQRTGTAASAQESVPEFGLVPVTTLVRTKLSQGWNWLEEMLTGRYHATYGLAVTRILIGFTGLGLILTNFNARHYAFGVGSAWNGEIAEPKSDFPTIWLFSLFHRAVTVPPLFTAMMIGLALLAVVIILGWRTRIVLPVYLVLWVSFIELNDGAGDQGDNAYRMFMIALLFADTTRRWSLDARRRARNPEFPDRDGGQWRWALIMANNLAIVVLAFQVCAIYMSGGLYKAGGEAWQHGFAVYNPLHTQQFGTWPVLSDLMTAWGPMVVAISWGSILFQCAFPFMLFNRYTRIIALLGILSFHLGIALLMGLPWFSLTMIAVDAIFIRDRSFAKVRGYLRHWWKSSAPRSVAGAAGPGASAGGSGARGGSAARRGGSAVDSGAKAGSAARGGGSKGKSAKAGAKTSSGSRKK; encoded by the coding sequence GTGAACAGTGACGACACGAACCGTAAGGGTGGAAACGACCGCGACGCAGAGGTCACGGATCAGCGGACCGGCACGGCTGCTTCGGCGCAGGAATCCGTGCCAGAATTCGGACTCGTTCCGGTGACGACCCTCGTGCGGACGAAGCTCTCGCAGGGGTGGAACTGGCTCGAGGAGATGCTCACCGGCCGGTACCACGCGACGTACGGGCTGGCGGTGACGCGGATCCTCATCGGGTTCACCGGGCTCGGCCTCATCCTCACGAACTTCAATGCTCGGCACTACGCCTTCGGCGTGGGGTCGGCCTGGAACGGGGAGATCGCCGAACCCAAGAGCGACTTCCCGACCATCTGGCTCTTCTCCCTCTTCCACCGGGCGGTGACGGTGCCGCCGCTGTTCACCGCGATGATGATCGGACTCGCGCTGCTGGCGGTCGTCATCATCCTCGGCTGGCGCACACGAATCGTTCTGCCGGTCTACCTCGTGCTGTGGGTGAGCTTCATCGAGCTCAACGACGGGGCCGGCGACCAGGGAGACAACGCCTACCGGATGTTCATGATCGCCCTGCTCTTCGCGGATACGACCCGCCGGTGGTCCCTCGACGCCAGACGGCGGGCGCGGAACCCGGAGTTCCCGGACCGCGACGGCGGACAGTGGCGCTGGGCGCTCATCATGGCCAACAACCTCGCCATCGTCGTGCTCGCATTCCAGGTGTGCGCTATCTACATGTCCGGCGGCCTGTACAAAGCCGGCGGCGAAGCCTGGCAGCACGGATTCGCCGTGTACAACCCTCTGCACACTCAGCAGTTCGGCACATGGCCGGTGCTGTCAGACCTGATGACGGCATGGGGGCCGATGGTCGTGGCGATCTCGTGGGGATCGATCCTCTTCCAGTGTGCCTTCCCGTTCATGCTCTTCAACCGCTACACCCGCATCATTGCGCTGTTGGGCATCCTGTCCTTCCACCTCGGCATCGCGCTGCTCATGGGCCTGCCGTGGTTCTCGCTGACGATGATCGCCGTCGACGCGATCTTCATCCGCGACCGTTCGTTCGCGAAGGTCAGGGGCTACCTGCGGCATTGGTGGAAGTCGTCGGCGCCGAGGTCGGTCGCCGGGGCTGCTGGACCCGGCGCGTCTGCCGGCGGTTCGGGCGCGCGAGGCGGTTCGGCCGCGCGCAGGGGCGGTTCGGCTGTGGATTCAGGGGCGAAGGCAGGTTCCGCCGCGCGCGGCGGCGGATCGAAAGGCAAGTCCGCGAAGGCCGGGGCAAAGACGTCGTCAGGGTCGCGCAAAAAGTAG
- a CDS encoding agmatine deiminase family protein yields MTLHMPAETAAQDRVWMAFPSSGYALGDTESEAEAARATWAAVARATSEFTPVTVVVTSAQTAQAKAHLGEGINHEITVVNAELDDAWMRDIGPSFVVDEAGALHAVDWVFNGWGAQEWATWDHDEHIGQFVASLAGTPVVSSDLRNEGGGFHVDGEGTVLATRSVQLDPGRNPGLTEADVEAEFARTIGAKKVIWLDRGLHRDNQTFGTRGHVDIVAAMPSPGVVLVHDQRNPEHPDFEFSRALKEQFAAETTADGTPFEVVPIPAPEVLRDEEGWIDYSYVNHLVTNGGVIACTFDDPMDAEAAAVLERVYPGRKVVGVDARELFARGGGIHCITQQQPSLG; encoded by the coding sequence ATGACGTTGCACATGCCGGCGGAGACCGCCGCCCAGGACCGAGTCTGGATGGCGTTCCCATCGTCGGGATACGCCCTCGGCGACACGGAGTCCGAAGCCGAGGCCGCACGCGCCACCTGGGCCGCCGTTGCCCGCGCCACCAGCGAATTCACCCCAGTCACGGTCGTGGTGACCAGTGCACAGACAGCGCAGGCCAAGGCCCACCTCGGAGAGGGGATCAACCATGAGATCACCGTCGTCAATGCCGAGCTCGACGATGCGTGGATGCGCGATATCGGGCCGAGCTTCGTCGTCGACGAGGCTGGAGCGCTGCACGCGGTGGACTGGGTGTTCAACGGGTGGGGCGCGCAGGAGTGGGCGACCTGGGATCACGATGAGCACATCGGACAGTTCGTCGCGAGCCTCGCCGGGACGCCCGTGGTGTCCTCGGATCTGCGCAACGAAGGCGGCGGATTCCACGTCGACGGCGAAGGCACGGTGCTCGCGACCCGCAGCGTCCAACTCGATCCCGGCCGCAATCCGGGGCTGACCGAAGCCGATGTGGAAGCCGAGTTTGCGCGCACGATCGGGGCGAAGAAGGTCATCTGGCTCGACCGCGGACTCCACCGGGACAATCAGACCTTCGGCACCCGGGGACATGTCGACATCGTCGCCGCGATGCCCAGCCCCGGAGTCGTCCTCGTCCACGATCAGCGCAATCCCGAACATCCGGACTTCGAATTCAGTCGTGCGCTCAAGGAGCAGTTCGCGGCCGAGACCACCGCCGACGGCACACCCTTCGAAGTGGTGCCGATCCCGGCCCCCGAAGTGCTGCGCGACGAGGAGGGATGGATCGACTACTCGTATGTCAATCATCTCGTCACCAACGGCGGAGTCATCGCGTGCACCTTCGATGATCCGATGGACGCCGAGGCGGCCGCCGTGCTTGAGCGCGTCTACCCGGGCCGGAAGGTCGTCGGGGTCGATGCACGCGAGCTCTTCGCCCGCGGGGGCGGAATCCACTGCATCACCCAGCAGCAGCCGAGTCTGGGCTGA
- a CDS encoding enoyl-CoA hydratase-related protein, whose protein sequence is MPETTHSTVVCSITDGVANVEIDRADKLNSLTREVFEDLVAVGLALKGSSEVKAVVLSGRGRAFSAGLDFTELARIAEAGAATRSSAEEAAVEKAAGAGESDAGDSVASVVDVGQRLGSARALAQKAVHVWSLVEVPVIAAVRGAALGGGLQIALGADMRVAGPDAKLSLMELNWGIIPDMCGTQLLPRLVGPAQAKKLIVTADTIGAEEALRIGLVEEVAEDPLARAFELAGQIAGQSRSALVWAKRLVDLSYDSDLRTGLDAEQEALAELLGTDEQKQVVATRLAAMKARARG, encoded by the coding sequence ATGCCCGAGACCACCCACTCGACCGTCGTCTGCTCGATCACCGACGGCGTCGCCAACGTCGAGATCGATCGTGCCGACAAACTCAATTCCCTCACCCGTGAGGTCTTCGAGGACCTCGTCGCGGTGGGGCTGGCGTTGAAGGGTTCGAGCGAAGTCAAGGCCGTGGTCCTGTCCGGTCGCGGTCGTGCATTCAGCGCCGGCCTCGACTTCACCGAGCTCGCCCGGATCGCCGAGGCGGGTGCCGCGACCCGCTCCTCTGCAGAGGAAGCGGCGGTGGAGAAGGCGGCCGGTGCCGGTGAGTCGGATGCGGGCGACTCCGTGGCCAGCGTCGTCGACGTCGGCCAGCGACTCGGTTCGGCACGGGCCCTGGCACAGAAGGCCGTGCATGTGTGGTCGCTCGTCGAGGTTCCGGTCATCGCGGCCGTGCGCGGGGCCGCACTCGGCGGCGGACTGCAGATCGCGTTGGGTGCGGACATGCGTGTGGCCGGACCCGATGCGAAGCTCTCGCTCATGGAACTCAACTGGGGAATCATCCCCGATATGTGCGGCACCCAGCTGCTGCCGCGCCTCGTCGGTCCGGCTCAGGCGAAGAAGCTCATCGTCACTGCGGACACGATCGGCGCCGAAGAAGCGCTGCGCATCGGTCTCGTCGAAGAGGTCGCCGAGGATCCCCTGGCGCGTGCTTTCGAACTGGCCGGGCAGATCGCCGGCCAGTCACGATCTGCGCTGGTGTGGGCGAAGCGGCTCGTCGACCTGTCCTATGACTCCGATCTGAGAACTGGACTCGACGCCGAACAGGAAGCGCTGGCCGAGCTGCTGGGCACCGACGAGCAGAAGCAGGTCGTCGCCACCCGACTGGCCGCGATGAAGGCCCGCGCGAGGGGCTGA
- the cls gene encoding cardiolipin synthase, with translation MSSFGIYPFFTINQAWPNWLIIILLLIDMIIRIIALGWIPHNRRPSVALGWLLAIFLIPYVGIAAFLLLGSAKLPKRRRDKQSKMNHLFRDQIRHQAIVGRQDHMPEPLSTAAQLNFDLGALPMTHGNSFDLHVDNHACMEAMADAVDRAQRFVHFEFYIVAIDDTTRRLLESLLAAHRRGVSVRVLIDHVGSLGYPGYSELVKKLDRSGISWRRALPIRPWRGEYQRPDLRNHRKILVVDGEVAFTGSQNIIDRTYNKARNRRKGFQWKDLSVECRGPVVEELDAVFITDWYSETDEILDEPDSFELEAPEFGGIQAQIVPSGPGFEDENNLRLFNHLIYNANRSVVVCSPYFVPDESLLHALTTEARSGVDVRLYVGETSDHWLTHKAQQSYYDELVRAGVRIFMYHAPTVLHSKFLIIDDEVSIIGSSNMDERSFAMNLEVTLFIVNKEFTQRMYDLEAERYAPNSVELNVEEWQARPLLKKYLENVARLTSSLL, from the coding sequence ATGAGCAGTTTCGGGATCTATCCGTTCTTCACGATCAACCAGGCTTGGCCGAACTGGCTGATCATCATCCTCCTGTTGATCGACATGATCATCCGCATCATCGCGCTCGGGTGGATTCCGCACAACCGCAGGCCATCTGTCGCGCTCGGCTGGCTGCTCGCGATCTTCCTCATCCCCTATGTGGGCATTGCGGCGTTCCTGCTGCTGGGTTCGGCGAAGCTGCCGAAACGGCGGCGGGACAAACAGTCGAAGATGAACCACCTCTTCCGGGATCAGATCCGCCACCAGGCGATCGTCGGGCGTCAGGACCATATGCCCGAACCCCTGAGCACCGCGGCGCAGCTCAACTTCGACCTCGGGGCCCTGCCGATGACCCACGGCAACTCCTTCGACCTCCACGTCGACAACCATGCCTGCATGGAGGCGATGGCAGACGCCGTCGACCGCGCACAGCGGTTCGTCCACTTCGAGTTCTACATCGTCGCCATCGACGACACGACGAGGCGGCTGCTCGAATCGCTGTTGGCCGCTCACCGGCGCGGTGTGAGTGTTCGGGTGCTCATCGACCATGTGGGATCGCTGGGCTATCCGGGGTATTCGGAACTGGTGAAGAAGCTCGACCGATCGGGCATCAGCTGGCGCCGTGCCCTGCCGATCCGACCGTGGAGAGGCGAGTACCAGCGCCCCGACCTGCGCAATCATCGCAAGATCCTCGTCGTCGACGGGGAGGTTGCGTTCACCGGTTCGCAGAACATCATCGACCGCACCTACAACAAGGCCCGCAATCGCAGGAAGGGATTCCAGTGGAAGGACCTGTCGGTGGAATGCCGCGGGCCGGTCGTCGAAGAGCTCGATGCCGTGTTCATCACCGACTGGTACTCGGAGACCGACGAGATCCTCGACGAACCCGACAGCTTCGAACTCGAAGCCCCCGAATTCGGCGGCATCCAGGCGCAGATCGTGCCGTCCGGTCCGGGTTTCGAAGACGAGAACAATCTGCGCCTGTTCAACCACCTCATCTACAACGCGAACCGCAGCGTCGTCGTCTGCTCACCGTACTTCGTGCCCGACGAGTCGCTGCTGCACGCGCTGACGACCGAAGCCAGATCGGGAGTCGACGTGCGCCTCTATGTCGGCGAGACGAGCGATCACTGGCTGACCCACAAAGCGCAGCAGTCCTACTATGACGAGCTGGTGCGGGCCGGGGTGCGGATCTTCATGTATCACGCTCCGACGGTGCTGCACTCGAAGTTCCTCATCATCGACGACGAGGTCTCGATCATCGGTTCGTCGAATATGGACGAACGGTCCTTCGCAATGAACCTCGAGGTCACCCTCTTCATCGTCAACAAGGAATTCACCCAGCGCATGTACGACCTCGAAGCCGAACGCTATGCACCGAACTCCGTCGAACTCAATGTCGAGGAATGGCAGGCGCGGCCGCTGCTGAAGAAGTATCTGGAGAACGTGGCCCGGCTGACGAGCTCACTGCTGTAG
- a CDS encoding CaiB/BaiF CoA transferase family protein produces MEDQDLQEMFGRRGTGPLAGTVVADFSRVLAGPYATMMLADLGATVIKVEGKTGDDTRHWAPPRRGDDATYFLTANRNKHSVVLDFKDEEDLAFAQQLAARADVFVENFKAGGLAKYGLGYETVSAVNPGIVYASVTGFGRGNPQPGYDLLIQGLSGFMSVTGSEESGPVKAGVAVVDVITGLHTAVGILGALTHRKDTGVGQLVETNLLSSALSGLANQTSAYVAGGVTPQAMGNKHPSLYPYQPMPTAEGQIIIACGNDKQFARLAEVLGHPEWAADERFANFADRNVNRDDLEPELIAALSEKTNQEWFDILTAAGLPCAPINSIAQGVDLASSLGLEPVAEAGSGDRVIPTVRNPIRLSETPPSYELAPPTLGDSTEAVKAWLRAAE; encoded by the coding sequence GTGGAAGACCAGGATCTGCAGGAGATGTTCGGCAGACGGGGGACGGGGCCACTGGCCGGAACCGTCGTGGCCGACTTCTCCCGAGTCCTTGCCGGACCCTACGCGACGATGATGCTTGCGGACCTGGGAGCCACGGTCATCAAGGTGGAGGGGAAGACCGGGGACGATACACGTCACTGGGCGCCGCCTCGGCGAGGGGATGATGCGACGTACTTCCTCACGGCGAACCGGAACAAGCACTCCGTCGTCCTGGATTTCAAGGACGAGGAGGACCTCGCCTTCGCCCAGCAGCTCGCCGCGCGAGCCGACGTGTTCGTGGAGAACTTCAAGGCCGGGGGACTGGCGAAGTACGGGCTCGGCTATGAGACGGTCAGCGCAGTCAACCCCGGAATCGTCTACGCCTCGGTGACGGGTTTCGGCCGGGGCAACCCGCAGCCGGGCTACGACCTGCTCATCCAAGGTCTGTCCGGGTTCATGTCGGTGACCGGTTCCGAGGAATCGGGCCCGGTCAAAGCCGGCGTCGCCGTCGTCGACGTGATCACGGGACTGCACACCGCGGTGGGCATCCTCGGTGCGCTCACCCATCGCAAGGACACCGGGGTCGGTCAGCTGGTGGAGACGAACCTGCTGTCCTCGGCGCTGTCCGGACTGGCGAACCAGACCTCGGCGTACGTGGCCGGCGGCGTGACTCCGCAGGCGATGGGCAACAAGCACCCGAGCCTGTACCCGTACCAGCCGATGCCCACGGCCGAGGGGCAGATCATCATCGCATGCGGCAACGACAAGCAGTTCGCTCGTCTCGCCGAGGTGCTCGGCCACCCCGAATGGGCCGCCGACGAGCGGTTCGCGAACTTCGCCGACCGCAACGTCAACCGCGACGACCTCGAACCCGAGCTCATCGCGGCGCTGAGTGAGAAGACGAACCAGGAATGGTTCGACATTCTCACCGCGGCGGGGCTGCCCTGCGCACCGATCAACTCCATCGCCCAAGGCGTGGACCTGGCATCGTCGCTGGGACTCGAACCCGTCGCCGAGGCGGGGTCCGGCGATCGCGTCATCCCCACCGTCCGCAACCCGATCCGCTTGTCCGAGACCCCACCCAGCTACGAACTGGCCCCTCCGACGCTCGGCGATTCCACCGAAGCGGTCAAGGCGTGGCTGCGAGCGGCCGAGTAG